In Helianthus annuus cultivar XRQ/B chromosome 8, HanXRQr2.0-SUNRISE, whole genome shotgun sequence, a single genomic region encodes these proteins:
- the LOC110871899 gene encoding uncharacterized protein LOC110871899 produces the protein MRVGMISPSKLRMKLMGQRKKDGGSKNNSARTSPSKLEDTEFVNSSLLASNSGVFDEEVSSMGISSVTFDNPQVDPGRVKPHQFQKMDTSNSRSVHPIRSLEDENLDYDSNTSSSSFEFQKSERLTHNAFSRSLLRPMSSKWNDAEKWIINRQNMHNHNPKNTMQTRVNRGALNTVNGIKSSTTESVSSIKRVDFCQPTLQTEKFSFIPSEPPHRSVSEGNESIDQFLESKDLKEIDTRVPSCGHNVNEDKTGISYYNVIYKLIRSFI, from the exons ATGAGA GTCGGTATGATATCTCCAAGTAAATTGAGGATGAAGTTGATGGGCCAGAGGAAGAAAGATGGAGGATCAAAAAACAATTCAGCAAGAACATCTCCTTCTAAACTTGAAGATACCGAGTTTGTGAACAGCAGTTTGTTAGCTTCAAACTCCGGAGTGTTTGATGAGGAAG TGTCTAGCATGGGAATTTCATCAGTCACATTCGATAACCCGCAAGTTGATCCGGGTCGTGTGAAACCGCACCAATTTCAGAAGATGGATACTAGTAATTCAAGATCGgttcatccaataagatcattaGAAGACGAGAATCTCGATTATGACAGTAATACTAGCTCATCCAGCTTTGAGTTTCAAAAAAGCGAGCGGTTGACACATAATGCTTTTTCAAGATCCCTGTTGCGACCGATGTCTTCAAAATGGAATGATGCTGAAAAGTGGATAATAAATCGGCAAAATATGCATAATCATAATCCGAAAAACACTATGCAAACCCGAGTGAACCGAGGGGCCTTAAATACCGTAAATGGGATTAAAAGTTCTACTACCGAGTCTGTTAGTTCCATTAAACGCGTTGACTTTTGTCAACCCACACTACAAACAGAGAAGTTTTCATTTATACCCTCTGAGCCACCACATCGCTCTGTTTCTGAAGGGAACGAGTCAATCGATCAATTTCTTGAAAGTAAAGATCTAAAAGAAATCGACACCAGGGTGCCGTCATGTGGACATAATGTAAATGAAGATAAAACGGGTATTAGTTATTATAATGTTATATATAAGTTAATTAGatcttttatttaa